From the Exiguobacterium aurantiacum genome, one window contains:
- the recX gene encoding recombination regulator RecX translates to MKIAKFTTQKKNKDRLNVYVEKDGREEFAFAIDLDVFIKYELTKGMELEDDFVRDVLQAEEEQKAYKAAVNYLSYRMRAVSEVRDYLVKKEIDEAAIKRVIERLIEQRYLNDAEFAKAYTQTKFNTSPSGPVKIKRELTQLRIDPDIIEEVIGAISHEDQLEKAGKFVNRKQMETNRRSATEVQQRIQQTLMQRGFTFDIISEAILTFWENEDEDVELSACLTQAEKLNRKFSGYAPYERKQRMKMQLRRKGFPYEVIDRALDRLAEQES, encoded by the coding sequence GTGAAAATTGCCAAGTTTACGACCCAGAAAAAAAATAAAGATCGGCTCAACGTATACGTCGAGAAGGACGGACGTGAGGAGTTTGCGTTCGCCATCGACCTTGACGTCTTCATCAAATATGAATTGACGAAAGGGATGGAGCTTGAAGACGACTTCGTCCGAGACGTTCTTCAAGCCGAAGAAGAACAAAAAGCGTATAAAGCGGCTGTCAATTATTTATCGTACCGAATGCGTGCCGTTTCAGAGGTACGTGACTACCTCGTGAAGAAAGAGATAGATGAGGCAGCCATCAAACGCGTCATCGAGCGATTGATCGAACAACGCTACTTGAACGATGCTGAATTTGCCAAAGCCTACACTCAGACGAAGTTCAATACGAGTCCGAGCGGACCGGTCAAAATCAAACGAGAACTCACCCAGCTCCGAATCGACCCTGACATCATTGAAGAAGTCATCGGCGCAATTTCGCATGAAGACCAGCTTGAAAAGGCCGGAAAGTTTGTAAATAGGAAACAAATGGAAACAAATCGCCGTTCTGCCACAGAAGTGCAACAAAGAATTCAACAAACCCTAATGCAAAGGGGATTTACGTTTGATATTATTTCAGAGGCGATTCTCACGTTTTGGGAGAACGAGGATGAGGACGTTGAACTTTCGGCTTGTTTGACACAGGCAGAAAAACTGAATCGGAAGTTCAGTGGATATGCCCCATATGAGCGAAAACAGCGGATGAAGATGCAGCTTCGACGCAAAGGTTTTCCATATGAGGTGATTGACCGGGCTTTAGATCGACTCGCTGAACAAGAGTCATAA
- a CDS encoding amidohydrolase translates to MSNLLIRNAHIYPITAPHFYGDLRVKNGKIVEMADLLDPHDGETVIEAEGNFLFPGFIDAHTHLGLYDEGTGSVGNDANETVEAMTPHARAIDGVYPLDEGFREALMAGVTAVQVMPGSMNVIGGVTSVIKTHGRFIEDMVLRRYAGLKLALGENPKRVHSMGKSGELTRMGIMGLLREAFRTVDSTKTIGTFGSQMIQLALDRKMPIRVHAHRADDILSVVRFAQEFDLDYRIEHCTEGHLVAEKLRELSVKHVTVGPTFTRKSKIELQNKTWETYRILHEHDMIVSITTDHPYTPVQYLNLCAGLAAREGLPVDVALRAITIHPAESLGVDDRIGSLEIGKDADLVLWSHFPLDYMSKPIMTIVNGHIVYSTSRSKTHHEM, encoded by the coding sequence GTGAGTAATTTGTTAATTCGTAACGCCCATATTTATCCGATCACGGCACCACATTTTTACGGGGATCTGCGCGTCAAAAACGGCAAAATTGTCGAGATGGCGGACCTATTAGATCCGCATGATGGAGAAACGGTCATCGAGGCCGAGGGTAACTTTTTGTTCCCCGGCTTCATCGACGCCCACACTCACCTCGGGTTGTATGACGAAGGGACAGGCTCTGTCGGCAACGATGCGAACGAGACCGTCGAGGCGATGACGCCGCACGCCCGGGCCATCGATGGCGTCTATCCGCTCGATGAGGGCTTCCGTGAAGCGCTCATGGCCGGGGTGACAGCCGTCCAGGTCATGCCTGGCAGTATGAACGTCATCGGCGGCGTGACGAGTGTCATCAAAACCCATGGCCGCTTCATCGAGGACATGGTGCTCCGACGCTATGCCGGCCTGAAGCTCGCGCTCGGCGAGAACCCGAAACGCGTCCACAGCATGGGTAAATCCGGCGAATTGACCCGGATGGGCATCATGGGGTTATTGCGAGAAGCGTTCCGGACCGTCGACTCGACGAAGACGATCGGCACGTTCGGCAGCCAGATGATTCAACTGGCGCTCGATCGCAAGATGCCGATTCGCGTCCACGCCCACCGCGCCGACGATATTTTATCGGTCGTCCGCTTCGCACAAGAGTTCGACCTCGATTATCGGATCGAGCACTGTACGGAAGGACATCTCGTCGCCGAAAAGTTGCGCGAACTCAGTGTCAAACACGTCACCGTCGGCCCGACGTTCACGCGAAAGTCGAAAATCGAACTCCAGAACAAGACATGGGAGACGTATCGGATTCTACATGAGCACGATATGATTGTCTCGATCACGACGGACCATCCTTATACGCCGGTTCAATATTTGAACCTTTGCGCCGGACTTGCTGCCCGCGAAGGACTCCCGGTCGACGTCGCGCTCCGTGCCATCACGATTCATCCGGCCGAGTCGCTCGGTGTGGACGACCGCATCGGCTCGCTCGAAATCGGCAAAGATGCCGACCTCGTCTTGTGGAGCCACTTTCCGCTCGATTACATGTCTAAGCCGATCATGACGATCGTCAACGGTCACATCGTTTACTCGACGAGCCGTTCAAAAACCCATCATGAGATGTGA
- a CDS encoding ABC transporter ATP-binding protein, with product MKLIKQLDWFIKRQKRTYIVAIILLIITGVVDMLPPWIIGQAIDAIREGSLTTERLVMIVGSLLSIMVLSYVLSYLWIARLFGTAFLLEKKLRARFFGHLLRQTPRFYQQHRTGDLMALATNDLKAVERTAGFGVMTLVDSFNMTLIALTIMGVFIDWKLTLAALLPMPLLAWSMNKLGRQIHARFTAAQDSFGVMNDQVVESISGLRVVRSFVQEEADTKKFDTITDDVMAKNMHVAKIDVLFEPVIKLLVGLSYLIGLSFGTYLVFTNDITLGQLVSFNIYLGMLIWPMYAFGELINVVQRGTASLERIEATMNEPPDVVSTGTVEVDAPEKITFKSLSFQYPGTTRASLEDIVLHVSRGETIGIVGPTGAGKTTLLRQLLREYPIDDSLLVNGIPIHDIKLDTVRGWSGYVSQEHLLFSKTVRDNILFGSNDATEQDLETAIRLAAFDTDIEHLENGLDTVVGEQGVMLSGGQKQRLSIARALLKDPEILLLDDSLSAVDAKTEARIIDSVRTSRAEQTTFIVAHRLSAVAHADQILVLQDGRVTERGTHDQLMERRGWYYEQYVRQGESE from the coding sequence ATGAAACTGATTAAGCAATTGGATTGGTTTATTAAAAGACAGAAGCGGACGTATATCGTCGCCATCATCCTGCTAATCATCACCGGCGTCGTCGATATGCTGCCGCCATGGATCATCGGACAGGCGATTGACGCCATCCGCGAAGGGAGCTTGACGACGGAACGTCTCGTCATGATCGTCGGGTCATTGCTCAGCATCATGGTATTATCGTACGTCCTCTCGTATTTATGGATTGCTCGTCTCTTCGGGACGGCGTTCCTGCTTGAGAAGAAATTACGGGCCCGCTTCTTCGGTCACCTGCTCCGGCAGACGCCGCGCTTTTATCAACAGCATCGCACCGGGGATTTGATGGCGCTCGCGACGAACGATTTGAAAGCGGTTGAACGGACGGCCGGTTTCGGCGTCATGACGCTCGTCGATTCGTTCAATATGACGTTGATTGCTCTCACAATCATGGGGGTGTTCATCGATTGGAAGTTGACGCTCGCGGCGCTCTTGCCGATGCCGCTCCTCGCCTGGTCGATGAATAAGCTCGGCCGCCAAATCCATGCCCGCTTCACAGCGGCGCAGGACTCGTTCGGCGTGATGAACGACCAAGTCGTCGAATCGATTTCAGGCCTTCGGGTCGTCCGCTCGTTCGTTCAAGAAGAGGCGGATACGAAAAAGTTCGATACGATCACCGACGATGTGATGGCGAAAAACATGCACGTCGCGAAAATCGACGTCTTGTTCGAACCGGTCATTAAACTGCTCGTCGGACTCAGTTACTTGATCGGGTTATCGTTCGGCACGTATCTCGTGTTCACGAATGACATCACGCTCGGACAGCTCGTCTCGTTCAATATCTATCTGGGGATGCTCATTTGGCCGATGTACGCATTCGGCGAACTGATCAACGTCGTCCAACGCGGAACGGCGAGCCTTGAGCGCATCGAGGCGACGATGAACGAACCACCGGACGTCGTCTCAACCGGGACGGTCGAAGTCGACGCCCCGGAAAAAATCACATTCAAATCACTGTCATTCCAATACCCGGGAACGACCCGCGCCTCGCTTGAAGACATCGTCTTGCACGTGTCGCGCGGCGAGACGATCGGCATCGTCGGACCGACCGGAGCCGGGAAGACGACGCTGTTGCGTCAATTGCTCCGAGAGTATCCGATTGATGACTCATTACTCGTCAACGGAATCCCGATTCACGACATCAAACTCGATACCGTTCGGGGTTGGAGCGGTTACGTCTCGCAAGAACATCTGCTGTTCTCGAAGACGGTCCGTGACAACATCTTGTTCGGTTCAAACGATGCGACCGAACAAGACCTCGAGACGGCGATTCGGCTCGCGGCGTTCGACACCGATATCGAGCATTTGGAGAACGGTCTCGACACCGTCGTCGGGGAGCAAGGGGTTATGCTCTCGGGCGGTCAGAAACAACGGCTGTCCATCGCTCGCGCGCTCTTGAAAGACCCAGAGATCCTTTTGCTCGACGATTCGCTTTCAGCGGTCGATGCCAAGACGGAAGCGCGCATCATCGATTCGGTCCGGACGAGCCGGGCCGAACAGACGACGTTCATCGTCGCACACCGCCTATCCGCCGTCGCCCATGCCGACCAGATTCTTGTGCTGCAAGACGGTCGCGTCACAGAGCGGGGCACACATGATCAACTGATGGAACGACGCGGTTGGTATTATGAACAATACGTTCGACAAGGAGAGTCGGAGTAA
- a CDS encoding L-lactate permease — MTIFEWITALMPIVAVLVLLVIMRLPASVAMPLSLVLTAGLAFFVWQLDATRITAATLQGLVIAVTTVWIVYGAIGMMNTMKEGGGMNAIRSGFVNITPDPRIQVLIVGWLFVSFIEGASGFGTPATVAAPLLIALGFPPIAAVVIALSADVSAVTFGAVGTPALIGIGNGLSLDVNQPEAIEFLTTVVLQTVLIDMFVGLFIPFILILMLTRFFSKEKSIKPALEVFPIAIIAALAYSIPAYIWTLILGFEFGGMLGGLTGLVIIVAMARKGILMPKRVWTFDGYADEIDQPIEKPSVGKGKRELPQWKAWAPYLILTIFLVLTRTVPFLNELTRSVRIDLPDIIGVEGISTSWEPFYSPGFMFILTMIVTFFLHNMSWSQVTSVFKATTLGVVGTAITLAASVPMVRIFIHSENGGAGLASMPVELATAAADTFGGVWPLVAPWIGALGAFVSGSATFSNMMFSSLTTNVAESVGLNETLALSMQMAGANAGNMICVMNVVAVASVAGLLGKEGTIIRYTLMPMIYYVTATGLVGLVLATFFL, encoded by the coding sequence TTGACGATTTTTGAATGGATTACAGCACTCATGCCGATTGTGGCAGTGCTCGTATTATTGGTCATTATGCGTTTACCGGCGTCGGTCGCGATGCCGCTCTCGCTCGTATTGACAGCAGGACTTGCGTTCTTCGTTTGGCAACTCGATGCGACGCGAATCACGGCAGCAACATTACAAGGACTCGTGATTGCCGTCACGACGGTCTGGATTGTGTACGGTGCGATTGGAATGATGAATACGATGAAAGAGGGCGGTGGAATGAACGCCATCCGCTCTGGATTCGTCAACATCACCCCGGATCCTCGGATTCAAGTGCTCATCGTCGGCTGGTTGTTCGTCTCGTTCATCGAGGGTGCTTCCGGCTTCGGGACACCGGCCACGGTCGCGGCTCCGCTGTTAATCGCGCTCGGCTTCCCGCCAATCGCGGCGGTCGTCATCGCCTTGTCGGCTGACGTATCGGCCGTCACGTTCGGTGCGGTCGGGACACCGGCCTTAATCGGGATTGGGAACGGGTTGTCACTTGACGTCAACCAACCGGAGGCAATCGAGTTTTTGACAACGGTCGTCTTGCAGACGGTACTCATCGACATGTTCGTCGGTTTATTCATCCCGTTCATTTTAATCCTCATGCTGACACGATTTTTCAGTAAAGAGAAATCGATTAAACCGGCACTCGAAGTGTTCCCGATCGCCATCATCGCGGCACTTGCTTACAGCATCCCGGCTTACATTTGGACGCTCATTCTCGGATTTGAATTCGGGGGTATGCTCGGCGGGTTGACAGGTCTCGTAATCATTGTCGCAATGGCACGCAAAGGCATTCTCATGCCAAAACGGGTGTGGACGTTCGACGGCTATGCCGATGAAATCGACCAACCCATTGAGAAACCGTCTGTTGGTAAAGGTAAACGGGAACTTCCGCAATGGAAGGCGTGGGCACCATACTTGATTTTGACGATCTTCCTCGTGTTGACACGAACCGTGCCATTCTTGAACGAATTGACACGCAGCGTCCGTATCGACTTGCCAGACATTATCGGGGTCGAAGGGATCTCGACGTCGTGGGAACCGTTCTACTCGCCAGGGTTCATGTTCATCTTGACGATGATTGTGACATTCTTCCTCCACAACATGAGCTGGTCACAAGTGACCTCGGTATTCAAAGCGACGACGCTTGGTGTGGTCGGGACGGCCATCACGCTTGCCGCGTCAGTGCCGATGGTCCGAATTTTCATTCATTCAGAAAACGGCGGAGCTGGGCTGGCTTCGATGCCGGTCGAACTCGCAACGGCCGCAGCCGATACGTTCGGCGGCGTTTGGCCGCTCGTCGCACCGTGGATTGGGGCGCTCGGCGCCTTCGTATCCGGTTCGGCCACGTTCTCGAACATGATGTTCTCGAGCTTGACGACGAATGTCGCTGAGTCCGTCGGTTTGAACGAGACGCTCGCGTTATCGATGCAGATGGCAGGAGCGAACGCCGGTAACATGATTTGTGTCATGAACGTCGTCGCGGTCGCCTCGGTCGCAGGTCTTCTTGGAAAAGAGGGAACGATCATTCGCTACACGCTCATGCCGATGATTTACTACGTGACGGCAACCGGACTTGTCGGTTTGGTGCTCGCCACATTCTTCTTGTAA
- a CDS encoding TIGR01777 family oxidoreductase translates to MKIAITGGTGLIGRPLVRALAEAGHQVVVLTRHPRPRQRGISFVEWLTPDSQPESELQDVDAFIHLAGASINDGRWTHKQKQAILQSRIDGTKEVVRIIKNMKRKPSVVISGSAIGIYGEDRSITYSEATPLPDRTNFLGNVCVLWEKEAAPVQDMGIRLVTMRTGVVLSNDGGAFPLMKLPYTLGVGGRLGSGKQWVPWIHLDDLVRLFVHILETSSIEGPVNGTAPTPVTMDEFGKTLGRLMHRPHWAPAPAPLLKLALGEKSVIVLEGAKVVPTKALNNGFRFRYETLEPALKQLLHLT, encoded by the coding sequence ATGAAAATTGCAATCACCGGCGGAACCGGACTAATCGGTCGCCCGCTCGTCCGCGCGCTCGCCGAAGCTGGACATCAAGTCGTCGTATTGACGCGGCACCCACGCCCACGACAACGAGGAATCTCGTTCGTTGAATGGTTGACGCCTGACAGCCAGCCTGAGTCCGAATTGCAAGACGTCGACGCCTTCATCCATTTGGCCGGCGCTTCAATCAACGATGGACGCTGGACACATAAACAGAAACAAGCCATTCTTCAAAGCCGGATCGATGGGACGAAAGAAGTCGTCCGCATCATAAAAAATATGAAACGCAAGCCGAGCGTCGTCATCAGCGGATCCGCCATTGGAATCTATGGGGAAGATCGATCGATCACGTATTCGGAGGCGACCCCGCTCCCCGACCGGACCAATTTTTTAGGCAACGTCTGCGTATTGTGGGAAAAAGAGGCGGCACCCGTTCAAGACATGGGCATCCGTCTCGTCACGATGCGGACCGGTGTCGTCTTATCCAATGACGGCGGTGCCTTCCCGCTCATGAAACTGCCGTACACGCTCGGTGTCGGTGGACGACTCGGCTCTGGCAAGCAATGGGTACCATGGATTCATTTGGACGACCTCGTCCGCCTGTTCGTCCATATCCTTGAGACGAGTTCAATCGAGGGACCCGTCAACGGCACGGCACCGACGCCGGTGACGATGGACGAGTTCGGCAAAACGCTCGGTCGGTTGATGCATCGTCCCCATTGGGCACCCGCCCCGGCGCCGCTCCTCAAACTCGCACTCGGAGAAAAGAGCGTCATCGTCCTCGAAGGCGCGAAAGTCGTTCCGACGAAAGCACTCAACAATGGTTTCCGGTTCCGCTATGAAACGCTAGAACCCGCCTTGAAACAACTACTACATTTGACTTGA